The proteins below come from a single Pichia kudriavzevii chromosome 2, complete sequence genomic window:
- a CDS encoding uncharacterized protein (PKUD0B05820; similar to Saccharomyces cerevisiae YGL002W (ERP6) and YAR002C-A (ERP1); ancestral locus Anc_4.124) gives MNRGILLKLCKPAPNRSVLYGRRFFGHVSEEVRQAVSENSPVVALESTIITHGLPYPENLEMAKSVESIIRESGAIPATIGFVKGVPTVGVSDDDLILLGQPEVHNVKISRRDIPNVMARKLTGGTTIASTMMLANNAGIDIFSTGGLGGVSRPWSLFDVSADLEELGQTPVAVVCSGPKSILDIQRTMEYLETKGVPVSTYIDEAMKQKIPYERQQRLNKLSESTSEKDLNEINHFWELQQINVPGFYVRDSGVRSPFVWENPEVAANMIFYGKYNMNMKNGYVFCAPAPLDVALEKSVMDKVIDEALYIADEKNINGKNLTPFLLKTLYEKTYGESAKCNVEFVKNNARLGAKIANALSLLKGGKRSQAQPIFEPKIKREKVEIGGKGPEENVQTTDKVNAVVVGSVALDTMCQIKNKKLLLKDSNPGKIVQSGVGGVGFNVAYAATVYDPSSPIILITAINETDHAGLVVLQKLCNASMPVDGLVSLPGCSTAQYISMHDSVGNLAIACADMEIVEHIPIDHVTKVIRKYEPKIVLFDANISTELMQSILNQANGNMNLIFEPTSGVKCSKIGQLDLPVFPLSPFELVTPTVEELSVIFEAFSQQGKFDDIDNWFSVLDSIGIDSEFRERLTQASHKYPLIEQYLVKGVYQQAFQLLPYFPVLLIKDGANGLMLIEITKEAKEAAENVSKYNYKFVDGRPTGSDFVFVGEGRHNLGVIVQHFPAHHADEIVNVTGAGDCLAGCLLSELSSNNSTSEALRSLSINSHNLREMMFHNAQECAISSIQSPEAVSPQIRSRE, from the coding sequence ATGAATAGGGGCATCTTGCTAAAACTTTGCAAACCAGCACCAAATCGGTCAGTGTTGTATGGCAGAAGATTTTTTGGTCATGTTTCTGAGGAAGTAAGGCAAGCAGTATCTGAAAATTCTCCGGTTGTTGCTCTAGAATCGACAATAATAACACACGGTTTACCATATCCAGAAAATCTAGAAATGGCAAAAAGTGTAGAGTCGATAATTAGAGAGAGCGGAGCAATCCCTGCAACAATTGGTTTTGTAAAGGGTGTTCCGACAGTAGGCGTTTCTGACGATGATCTCATACTGCTGGGTCAACCGGAAGTACACAACGTCAAAATATCAAGGCGTGATATACCTAATGTCATGGCCAGGAAGCTCACGGGCGGAACCACAATTGCATCTACCATGATGCTGGCGAATAATGCTggtattgatattttttctacTGGCGGCTTAGGCGGAGTCAGTCGCCCATGGTCGTTGTTTGATGTATCAGCCGACCTAGAGGAGCTGGGCCAAACACCTGTGGCTGTAGTGTGTTCTGGACCGAAAAGTATTCTGGATATTCAACGCACCATGGAATACTTGGAAACCAAGGGTGTGCCTGTTTCAACatatattgatgaagctatgaaacaaaaaatacCTTACGAAAGACAGCAAAGGTTGAACAAGCTTTCTGAATCTACAAGCGAAAAAGATCTGAACGAAATTAATCACTTCTGGGAACTGCAGCAGATAAATGTTCCTGGATTCTACGTAAGAGATTCTGGTGTTCGAAGTCCATTTGTTTGGGAAAATCCTGAAGTTGCTGCAAACATGATTTTCTATGGGAAATAtaatatgaatatgaaaaatGGCTATGTTTTTTGTGCACCTGCTCCGTTAGACGTGGCACTAGAAAAGTCAGTTATGGATAAGgttattgatgaagcaTTGTACATTGcagatgaaaaaaatatcaatggCAAAAACTTGACTCCCTTcttattgaaaactttgtaCGAGAAAACGTATGGAGAAAGTGCCAAGTGTAACGTAGAATTCGTCAAGAACAACGCCCGCTTAGGTGCTAAAATTGCAAACGCTTTGTCGCTGCTGAAGGGCGGCAAACGGTCTCAGGCCCAACCTATCTTTGAACCAAAGATCAAGCGGGAAAAGGTAGAGATTGGCGGCAAAGGACCTGAAGAAAATGTCCAAACAACGGATAAAGTAAATGCTGTAGTTGTTGGGTCGGTTGCTCTCGATACCATGtgtcaaataaaaaataagaagTTGCTATTGAAAGACTCAAATCCTGGCAAAATTGTTCAGAGTGGTGTTGGTGGTGTCGGGTTTAATGTAGCATATGCGGCAACTGTTTATGATCCATCCAGTCCAATTATTCTAATCACAGCAATAAACGAAACTGATCATGCTGGATTGGTTGTCCTACAGAAGTTGTGTAATGCATCGATGCCAGTTGATGGTCTTGTGAGTCTTCCTGGTTGCTCTACTGCACAATACATATCTATGCATGATTCAGTAGGAAACTTAGCCATCGCTTGTGCCGATATGGAAATTGTGGAGCATATCCCGATAGATCATGTTACAAAGGTGATACGGAAGTACGAGCCAAAAATTGTCTTATTTGATGCTAATATATCCACTGAGTTGATGCAAAGTATCCTAAATCAAGCCAATGGAAACATGAACCTGATTTTTGAGCCAACATCCGGCGTTAAATGTTCTAAGATTGGCCAGCTCGATCTTCCGGTGTTCCCATTGTCTCCATTTGAACTTGTAACACCTACTGTTGAAGAGTTATCTGTCATTTTTGAAGCTTTCTCTCAACAAGGTAAATTCGATGATATCGATAATTGGTTTAGTGTACTGGATTCTATTGGGATTGATTCAGAGTTTAGAGAAAGATTAACCCAGGCATCACATAAATATCCTTTGATTGAACAGTATCTGGTGAAAGGTGTGTATCAGCAAGCATTCCAACTCCTACCATACTTCCCGGTACTTCTGATAAAGGATGGAGCAAATGGCCTTATGCTGATAGAAATAACgaaagaagcaaaagaagCCGCTGAAAACGTATCAAAATACAATTACAAGTTCGTAGATGGCAGACCCACGGGCAGTGACTTTGTCTTTGTCGGTGAAGGTAGACATAACTTGGGTGTGATTGTCCAACATTTTCCTGCACACCATGCTGATGAGATTGTCAATGTTACTGGTGCAGGAGACTGTTTGGCTGGGTGCCTTCTCTCCGAgctttcttcaaataattctACTTCAGAGGCTCTTCGTAGTCTCTCGATCAATTCGCACAATTTACGTGAGATGATGTTTCACAACGCCCAAGAATGCGCCATTTCTAGTATTCAATCACCTGAAGCTGTCTCTCCCCAGATTCGTTCCAGGGAATGA
- a CDS encoding uncharacterized protein (PKUD0B05830; similar to Saccharomyces cerevisiae YLR215C (CDC123); ancestral locus Anc_7.318) has translation MDYKCKTSKISETARAGMSEGHLTKINVLAEDILNCSYSHWYPKFKEYTISEATIFKPLPESFIKYLEDDGIELPKSSKKDSVLFQDVIPTSDNEYSDWEDEDAEAVTQAVHLNDPTDKFKAFHQQLQETIKKYGSVAPKFNWSAPQDATWIMTSRNMRCFSTSDLFLLLKSSDYVNHDLYHAFNEVSSIGVELPKIEPELILRKWAEINPAMEFRCFVRDRQLIAISQRDLNYYTFLEELQDELMEKIGVFYDDFLMAKFDSNSFVFDVYIPKPFNKVYLIDFNPFQHQTDPLLFTWNELATIKVEEDNIIFRLVTVHNSGRFVTKAHSQNHVPRDFLDASTDTQAMVEFLKKMKELEMNGDASDSENEEAL, from the coding sequence ATGGATTACAAATGTAAAACATCAAAGATTTCTGAAACTGCACGTGCAGGAATGTCTGAAGGTCATCTCACAAAGATAAATGTATTAGCTGAGGATATTCTGAATTGTTCTTATTCTCACTGGTACCCGAAATTTAAGGAGTACACGATATCCGAAGCCACCATCTTTAAACCACTACCAGAATCGTTTATTAAATATTTGGAAGATGACGGAATTGAGTTGCCTAAAAGTTCCAAGAAAGATTCGGTTTTGTTCCAAGATGTTATTCCAACATCAGATAATGAATACAGCGATTgggaagatgaagatgcagAAGCTGTCACTCAAGCTGTACATCTGAATGACCCGACTGATAAATTCAAAGCCTTTCACCAGCAACTCCAGGAAACGATTAAAAAATATGGGAGTGTTGCTCCCAAATTTAACTGGTCTGCACCTCAAGATGCAACTTGGATCATGACCAGCCGAAACATGCGctgtttttcaacatctgACTTATTCTTGTTGCTTAAATCATCAGACTATGTCAATCACGATTTATATCATGCATTTAATGAGGTATCATCGATAGGAGTTGAACTGCCCAAAATAGAACCCGAACTTATTCTGAGGAAATGGGCTGAGATTAATCCGGCAATGGAGTTCAGATGTTTTGTTAGAGATAGACAATTGATTGCAATATCCCAGCGAGATTTAAATTATTATACCTTTTTGGAAGAACTGCAAGATGAGttgatggaaaaaataGGCGTATTTTATGATGATTTTCTGATGGCTAAATTTGATTCCAATAGTTTTGTGTTTGATGTTTATATACCTAAACCATTTAACAAGGTTTATTTAATCGATTTCAATCCATTTCAGCATCAAACTGATCCTCTACTATTTACATGGAATGAACTAGCAACAATCAAAGTGGAGGAAGATAATATTATCTTTAGGTTAGTCACTGTCCACAATAGCGGTAGATTCGTTACCAAAGCACATAGCCAAAACCATGTTCCACGAGATTTCCTTGATGCTTCTACAGATACTCAAGCTATGGTTGAGTTTCTTAAAAAGATGAAGGAACTTGAAATGAATGGTGACGCTAGTGATTCTGAGAATGAGGAAGCCCTTTGA
- a CDS encoding uncharacterized protein (PKUD0B05840; similar to Saccharomyces cerevisiae YDL143W (CCT4); ancestral locus Anc_7.317) codes for MSAAVAPSNATFRNREKPQEVRKANIVAARAVADAIRTSLGPKGMDKMIKTKSGEVIISNDGHTILKHMAVLHPAAKMLVDLSGAQDVEAGDGTTSVVVVTGALLGAAQNLLDKGIHPTIISEAFQKAAQRSCDIFLGMSHKISLEDRDSLIKAANTSLSSKIVAQHSNLLGPIAVDAILKVTKKDAKNVDLNDIRLVKQAGGTIDDTEMIDGVVLTQTAVKNAGGPMRMEKAKIGLVQFQLSPPKPDMENNIVVNDYRQMDKILKEERAYILNICKQIKKAKCNVLLIQKSILRDAVNDLALHFLSKLNIMVVKDIERDDVEFISKSLGCKPIADIASFTESRLASADLIEEVESSGSKIVKITGIKSAYNPTVSVICRGANNQILDEAERSLHDALCVIRCLVKERALIAGGGAAEIEASRTLLKEANSLSGAEQLCLAEFAKALEVIPTTLAENAGLNPIEIVTDLRNKHENGEREAGISVRRSGATNTYSEHVLQPVLVNTSAITLGAETVKSILRIDDIAISR; via the coding sequence atGTCAGCAGCCGTTGCACCTTCAAATGCTACTTTTAGGAACAGAGAAAAGCCCCAGGAGGTTCGGAAGGCGAACATTGTTGCGGCAAGAGCAGTTGCAGATGCCATCAGAACTTCCCTAGGTCCTAAAGGTATGGACAAAATGATCAAAACTAAGTCAGGTGAAGTAATCATATCCAATGATGGACACACTATCTTGAAGCACATGGCTGTTTTACATCCAGCTGCAAAGATGTTGGTTGATTTATCAGGAGCACAGGACGTTGAGGCAGGTGATGGTACTACCTCCGTTGTTGTTGTGACTGGTGCTTTGTTGGGTGCTGCTCAAAATTTACTTGACAAAGGTATTCATCCAACTATTATATCAGAAGCATTCCAAAAAGCTGCACAGAGATCTTGTGATATCTTTCTTGGTATGTCTCACAAAATCTCGTTGGAAGACAGAGATTCACTAATAAAGGCTGCAAATACTTCTCTTTCATCCAAGATTGTTGCACAACATTCCAATTTACTAGGACCAATTGCTGTCGACGCAATTCTAAAAGTCACTAAAAAGGACGCaaaaaatgttgatttgaatgacaTCAGATTGGTGAAGCAAGCTGGTGGTACAATTGATGATACAGAAATGATCGATGGGGTGGTTTTAACACAGACAGCCGTTAAAAATGCAGGAGGACCTATGAGAATggaaaaagcaaaaattgGTTTGGTGCAATTCCAGCTTTCTCCTCCAAAACCTGACATGGAGAATAATATTGTTGTCAACGATTATAGACAAATGGataaaattttgaaagaggaAAGAGCCTATATCTTGAATATCTGcaaacaaattaaaaagGCAAAATGTAATGTTCTGTTAATTCAAAAGTCTATTCTAAGAGATGCTGTAAATGATTTGGCACTTCATTTCTTGTCGAAGCTAAACATCATGGTTGttaaagatattgaaagagatgatgttgaatttatctCCAAGTCATTAGGTTGTAAACCTATTGCAGATATTGCTTCGTTTACCGAATCAAGGTTAGCTTCTGCTGACttaattgaagaagttgaatcATCTGGCTCAAAGATCGTCAAAATTACCGGTATCAAAAGCGCATATAACCCTACAGTCTCTGTGATATGTAGAGGTGCAAACAACCAGATTTTGGATGAAGCGGAAAGATCTTTACATGATGCATTGTGTGTCATTAGATGTTTAGTGAAAGAAAGAGCATTGATTGCAGGTGGTGGTGCTGCGGAGATTGAAGCATCGAGGACCTTGTTGAAAGAAGCAAATTCATTATCAGGTGCTGAGCAGCTATGTTTGGCCGAGTTTGCCAAAGCATTAGAAGTTATTCCAACCACTTTGGCTGAAAATGCCGGTTTAAATCCAATTGAAATAGTCACAGATTTAAGAAACAAACACGAAAATGGTGAAAGGGAAGCTGGAATCAGTGTCAGAAGATCTGGTGCAACAAACACATACTCAGAGCATGTCTTACAACCGGTTCTTGTGAATACCAGTGCAATTACTTTAGGAGCAGAAACAGTGAAGTCGATTTTAAGGATTGACGACATTGCCATCAGTCGTTAG
- a CDS encoding uncharacterized protein (PKUD0B05850; similar to Saccharomyces cerevisiae YDL142C (CRD1); ancestral locus Anc_7.316) → MNKKQIQEKSKELKEKTIQKSNDLKQNIKKIIPPEIHENIYTIPNMLTLTRLLSAPVVGYMILHGQVAIALALFTYSCITDFLDGFIARHWNLRSVVGSIIDPLADKMLMMICTVCLALTSEIPLYLGMLIIGRDVGLGLSAVVIRYLSLPPPKTFWRYWDFSIPSVEVHPTMISKVNTALQMLYLGSMMIKPVFLMYLSERFGPETTTMFLTYIQYLEWTVATTTLWSGLSYLFSRNAVKFLKQ, encoded by the coding sequence atgaacaaaaaacaGATTCAAGAAAAATCGAAAgaattaaaggaaaaaacaattcaaaaGTCAAATGATCTTAAACAAAACATAAAGAAGATCATTCCGCCTGAGATTCACGAGAATATATACACAATACCCAATATGTTAACTCTTACTAGACTATTGAGTGCGCCGGTAGTCGGGTATATGATTTTACACGGTCAGGTAGCAATAGCCTTGGCACTCTTCACATACTCGTGTATAACTGATTTTCTTGACGGGTTTATTGCACGCCATTGGAACCTAAGATCGGTTGTAGGAAGTATTATAGATCCCCTTGCGGATAAAATGCTAATGATGATATGCACAGTCTGTTTGGCACTTACTTCTGAGATTCCACTGTATTTAGGCATGCTGATCATTGGTAGAGATGTTGGTTTAGGGCTGTCCGCAGTCGTTATTAGATACCTATCATTACCACCACCGAAAACTTTTTGGAGATATTGGGATTTCAGCATTCCTTCTGTGGAGGTCCATCCAACCATGATTAGTAAAGTCAATACAGCATTGCAAATGCTTTACTTGGGTTCGATGATGATTAAACCGGTATTTCTGATGTATTTATCAGAAAGATTTGGCCCAGAGACTACTACCATGTTTTTAACGTATATCCAATATCTGGAATGGACCGTTGCTACTACCACACTATGGAGTGGATTGAGCTACTTGTTCAGTAGAAATGCTGTAAAGTTTCTCAAACAATGA
- a CDS encoding uncharacterized protein (PKUD0B05860; similar to Saccharomyces cerevisiae YDL141W (BPL1); ancestral locus Anc_7.315), whose amino-acid sequence MAIYSQTRSIKNCVQGKVYLKQHGKIPIPRLTERTKPQKSDLHLHHTLNMSNMNVLIYSGPGTTPACVNQCLETFRVLFTPYYSVSTVSEHILRDQPWEDKTAVIIIPGGADLPIVKEFREKINEKIKKYVQKGGKYIGICSGGYYGSGRCEFEVGTSMEVSGPRELKFFPGTCRGGVFRGFKYGSEAGARVADLKINTSLLPDQPNTVYGYVNGGGLFVDANKYPNVQTLAYYGDKLDVDYGADGKKAAVVLCKVSRGDALLFGPHLEFSPDLLKEDSEVPRFSQVIKSLAATNKQRIDFLRSSLKLLGLKVSDKVYERPKLSPLFLTSIDGSSATELVNLMEHEIGYHIQNIMDVGTDKFAINKSAASINTLENSSSHEDPNLAIKKIYLCDDKIPDPSMTPYFDLLSYKNHLVQFYQESEEHTISRGAVSNTFMYGEVVTSTSVLMDINYRLLPLLPDGFTIIGTVQVLGRGRSGNHWVNPRGVLPVSTLLRMPMNIVNNAPLVFVQYLSSMAYTRAILEYDVGYNKIPVRIKWPNDIYIRLPEYIGKEIDSRSKAVTHAKIGGVLVNTHAFDDQYYLIVGAGLNVNNEAPTTSINSVIKVMNEHEKSIDGSEFLEPLREEKLLARYNVIFHEMFEMFKKSGFSPFLQQYYKLWFHSNQIVTLANNNNIQAQICGITPDWGMLMARDLKTGTIYELQPDGNSFDMFKGLISSKR is encoded by the coding sequence ATGGCGATATATTCCCAAACACGGTCGATAAAGAATTGTGTCCAAGGTAAAGTATATTTGAAGCAACACGGGAAGATTCCAATTCCTAGATTAACAGAAAGAACAAAACCGCAAAAATCAGATCTTCACCTACATCACACTTTAAACATGTCTAACATGAACGTGCTAATATATTCCGGTCCAGGAACCACACCAGCTTGTGTTAACCAATGCCTTGAGACATTCAGAGTTTTATTTACCCCTTATTACTCTGTCTCTACTGTTTCGGAACACATCTTACGGGACCAACCTTGGGAAGACAAAACGGCTGTTATTATTATCCCTGGAGGGGCCGATCTTCCTATTGTCAAAGagtttagagaaaaaatcaacgaaaagataaaaaaatatgtacAAAAGGGTGGTAAATATATAGGTATATGTTCTGGTGGATATTATGGTTCTGGTAGATGTGAATTTGAAGTAGGTACGTCAATGGAGGTCAGTGGACCAAGAGaattaaaattttttcctGGAACGTGTAGAGGTGGCGTATTCAGGGGTTTCAAATATGGATCAGAAGCCGGTGCACGTGTGGCTGATCTGAAGATCAATACAAGCTTGTTACCGGATCAACCAAATACTGTTTACGGCTATGTCAATGGGGGTGGTTTATTTGTAGATGCTAACAAGTATCCCAATGTCCAGACTTTAGCATATTATGGAGACAAATTAGACGTAGATTATGGAGCAGATGGAAAGAAGGCTGCGGTTGTGCTTTGTAAGGTTAGCAGAGGTGATGCTCTTTTGTTTGGCCCACACTTAGAATTTAGTCCAgatttattgaaagaaGATTCCGAAGTTCCTAGGTTTTCGCAAGTTATTAAATCATTGGCAGctacaaacaaacaaaggATTGACTTTTTGCGTTCTTCTTTAAAACTTCTAGGATTAAAAGTAAGTGACAAAGTTTACGAAAGACCTAAACTCTCACCTTTATTTCTGACATCGATTGACGGCAGTTCTGCCACAGAATTGGTCAACCTAATGGAACACGAAATAGGCTATCATATTCAAAACATAATGGATGTAGGAACGGACAAGTTTGCAATCAACAAATCCGCCGCTTCTATCAATACATTGGAAAATAGTTCTTCCCATGAAGATCCAAATCTAGCTATTAAAAAGATTTATCTCTGTGATGATAAAATTCCTGATCCATCCATGACGCCCTACTTTGATCTGCTGAGCTATAAAAATCATTTGGTTCAATTCTATCAAGAATCAGAAGAGCATACTATAAGTAGGGGTGCTGTTTCTAACACATTTATGTATGGGGAGGTCGTGACATCAACCTCAGTTTTAATGGATATTAATTATAGGTTGTTACCATTGCTACCTGATGGATTCACTATTATTGGCACTGTCCAGGTGCTAGGAAGAGGGCGCTCAGGAAATCATTGGGTAAATCCTAGAGGTGTACTCCCTGTATCCACACTATTGCGCATGCCAATGAACATAGTCAATAATGCACCGTTAGTCTTTGTCCAATATTTGTCAAGTATGGCATACACCCGTGCAATACTTGAGTACGACGTTGGTTATAACAAAATTCCGGTAAGGATCAAATGGCCAAATGATATTTATATTAGACTACCAGAGTATATCGGTAAGGAGATCGACAGCAGATCCAAGGCGGTGACACACGCAAAAATAGGAGGGGTTCTAGTTAATACCCATGCTTTTGACGATCAGTATTATCTTATTGTCGGTGCTGGATTAAATGTGAATAATGAAGCTCCAACAACATCCATTAACTCGGTTATAAAAGTAATGAATGAACACGAAAAGTCTATTGACGGTAGTGAGTTCCTCGAACCACTCCGTGAAGAAAAACTCCTGGCCAGATATAACGTCATTTTTCATGAGatgtttgaaatgtttAAGAAGTCGGGGTTTTCTCCGTTTTTACAGCAATACTATAAGCTTTGGTTTCACTCAAACCAAATTGTGACATTGgcaaataataataatattcAGGCTCAGATTTGTGGGATCACACCTGATTGGGGCATGTTAATGGCCAGAGATCTCAAGACGGGAACCATATATGAATTGCAACCTGACGGTAACTCATTTGATATGTTCAAAGGcttaatttcttcaaaacgCTAA